CGTCGGCAACCAGTACGACCGCGACGACGCCTTCGACCGCTACTTCGCCCCGGCCGCGCGCCACGTCGGGCACCGGGTGGCCGGCAAGTGGCCGCGCACCGAGCGGTGGCCGCACGTCACCTTCACCGGCCGCTGCCCCCTTGCCGAGGTGGCGGCCATCCACCGGCAGTCCCTCGCGACGGTGCTGCTGCTACCCGAGCGGTACAACGCGGTCGGGCACATGACGTCCCGGCTGTTCGAGGCCCTGCTCGCCGGCTGCCTTCCTCTTCTGCCGGCCGAGTTCGTGGGCGGGGAGGCGTTCGTGCCGCCGGTGCTGCGCGTCAGCGACGGGGCGGACGTGGTGCAGCGGGTCGAGCAACTGCAACGCATGGCCGGCACGACCGAGCACGCGGACCTGATCGCGGCGTGTTTGGGCTTGCTCGAGCCGATGCGGCTGTCCCGGCAGGTCGCCGTCCTCGACGACGTCTTCACCACCCTGACCAGCCTGAGCCCCCGGAGGTAGCCATGGTCTACGGCCCCACCTACGACAGCTTCGAGCAGGCGTACCTCGCGGTGCTGCGCACCGTCGCCCGGCGCCACCAGTACGAGACGAACGGGCGCGGTAAGAAGGCCCGGGAGATCATCAACAGCAGCTTCACGATCACCGACCCAGTTGACCGCACCCCGTACCTGGCCGCCCGGCGGACCAACATCGTGTTCAACCACGCCGAGGCGCTGTGGTACCTGACCGGCCGCGACGACCTCGACATGATCGGCTACTACGCGCCGCGGCTGCGCGACCTCGCCATCGAGGGCCGGCTCACCGGCACCGCCTACGGACCGAGGCTGTTCACCCCGAACGGTCCGGATGGGCGCAGCCAGTTCGACCGCGTCGTGTCCCTGCTACGCGAGGACCCGGACACCAAACGCGCCGCCATGGTCATCATGCGGCCCGACGAGCTGACCGACCCGACCCACCCGGACGTGGCCTGCACCCTCGGCCTGCAGTTCCTGCTCCGTGACGGCGCGCTGCACGCCGCCGCCTACATGCGCGGCAACGACGCGGTGATCGGGCTGCTGTGCGACACGTTCTCGTTCACCTTCCTCCAGGAGTACACGGCCCGCCGCCTCGGCGTCGAGGTCGGCACGTATGCCCACCACGTCGGTTCCATGCACGTCAACCTACTCGACCTGGACCGCGTCGATGCGATCCTCGCCGAGGCCGCCGGGCCGACCGCCCGGCCGAGGTTCCCGGTTCCGTCGATGCCGGCCACCAGCCACGACGACCTTGCCCTGGTCATGGCCTGGGAGGAGAGCCTGCGCACCAACACCCGCCGCCTCGACCCGGTGCGCTTGGACCGTGTCTCGCTGCCGCTGTACTGGCAGCAGGTACTCGCCCTGTTCGAGGTGTACCGGCAGATCGTCCACGACCCGGACGGCACCGTCGGCCCGGACGCCATGGCCGCGTTGCATCCCGGCCACCGGTGGCTGGTGGCCCGCCGCTGGCCGGACCGGATGCCCGCCACGATCCGGGCCGGGTGGCCGTCGTGACCCCGCCGCCCGGGGTGGACTGGTCGGACTGGACCGTGATCATCCTCAAGCCCGACTGCCTGGCCCGTGGCCTGCGTGAACCGGTGCTCGTCTGGGTCCAACGCGAGGTCCAGGTGGTCGACGTCCGCACGGTGTGGCCCACCGAGGCGCAGATCTTCGTGCACTACTCCGACATGTTGCCGCTGTCCGCGAAGATCGGCCGCGACGTGCCCGCCGAGCTGCGGCGCATCTTCGTCGGCCAACCCACCGGCCTCGCGCTGGCCTACGGTCCCAACGCCGCACCGAGGCTGCGTGAGCGGCTCGGCCCGACCGACCCGGCCACCGCGCCGGCCGACACCATCCGGGGCCGCTTCGGCATCGACAGCCTGCGCGCCGCGATGGCCGAGGGCCGCCTGGTCGACAACCTGATCCACAGCTCCGACACCGTCGAGGTCGTACCCCGCGACTTCGGCATCTGGTACGGCCCCGGCGCCGCGCACCTGCTCCGCGCCCCTGCGACCCCTTCCGGAGGTACCCGGTGACCAGCACCGCCGCACCGACCTTCACGTCCGGCCCCCGGCTGCTGCCGGTCATGCCCGCCGACCAGCAGGCCGACCTGGACCCCTACATGGCGCAGGTCGTCGGCTACCGCAAGTCTGGGCTGAGCCTCAACCACATCATCGGCTGCCCCCTGGAGTGCGGCTACTGCGTACGGCACTTCTGGGGCAACTTCGAGGTCAAGGTCCCGCACCTGCTGATGCCCACCGACGAGGCGATCGACCGGCTCGTCGGACACGAGGCGTTCCGCCCCGACGTCACCCCGATCCAACTGTTCAACAAAGCCACCGACCCGTTCCTGCCCGGCGTCAAACCGCACCTGTTCCAGGTCCTGCGCGCCATGGACGCGAGCGGCTTCACCAATCACGTCCTGCTGATCACCCGGTTCAAGGTCACCGAGGCGGACATGGCCGCGCTGGAGAAGCTGCGGCACCTGCGGGTCACGCTGCTGTTCACCTACTCCGGGATCAGCGACCCGCGCGTGGAGCCGATCTCCAAGAGCGAGATCACGGTGACGTCGATCCGCACCGCCGCCGCGCACAAGCGCCGTACCGGGGTGGTGCTGTACTGGCGGCCGATCGTGCCCGGCTGGAACGACGCCCCCGACACCATGGCGCACGTGCTCGACATCGGCCGCGATGCCGACGCGATCGTGTTCACCGGCTACTACCACAAGCCCGAGAACGCCGACTACCTGCGCGGACTCGGCGTGCCCGTGCCGTTCGGGGAGGACTACCACCGGCGCAAGACCATGCCCGCCGACCTCGACGCCGCCGTGGTCGCCGCCTGGCGTGCCTCCGGGATCAGCACGCCGCTGTTCCGCAAGACGAGCTGCGGCGTCGCCTACGCGCACGAGGTGGCCGACTACAACGGCCACTGGGGCGTGCGCGAGCTGTGCGACATCTGCCCCGCCGCCCAGCAGCGGCGCTGCGCCGACGACCACACCCAACCCACCCCGGCCAGCATGGACCGCATCCTCGGCCAGCTCGGCTACCAGACGCAGTACGTAATCGAGGACGGCCACGTGTGGACCCACGGCCTCGGCGAGCAGCGCCGCTACGCCATCCAACACGGCCTGCGGTACCAGATCTGGGAACTCGACCAGCCCCACCACCTGCACGCCCACGGCCGATCCCTCACCGGACACGGCACCGACGCCACGCAGGTCGAGGCGTTCACGGCGGTGCGCCGGCAGTTCGAGCAGGAGGCGCGGTATGAAGATGACTGACCCCGACACCCGGCAGGACGGACCCGTGACCGGCACCGACGCCTGGCACCAGGCCGACCTCGTCGCCCTGGACCTGGAAGGCAGCGGCGCCCAGGACCGCGACCACGAGGCCATCCTGGAGATCGCGCTCGTCCCCCTTGCCGCCGGGCAGCCGGCCCTCGCCGATGCGTACGCCACCCTGGTCAACCCGGGCCGCCCCATCCCCGCCCGGGCATGGATCGCGCCCGGACTGACCAACGACGTACTCAGCCGCGCCCGGCCGTTGACCGCGATCGAGCCCGAGCTGGCCGGCCGCATCACCGGCCGGTGGCTCGTCGGGCACAACATCGGCGTCGACTGGCGCCTGCTGCACCGCCTTTGCCCCTCCATCGCGCCGGCCGGGCTCATCGACACACTGCGCCTTGCCCGCGCCTGCCGCATCGACGCCGGCGGGAACAGCCTCACCACGCTGCTCGAACACCTCGACCTCACCGCCACGGTCACCCAGGCGGTGCCCGACGGCCAGCCACACCGAGCCCTGTGGGACGCCACCGGGGCGGCCATCCTCGTTGGCGGCCTCGTCACCCGACGGTGGCCCGCCGGTGTCGCACTAGCCGGCCTGTGCGCGGTGGCCGCCCTGCCGGACCTCGTACCGACGCAGGCACCGGACACGTTGTTCTGACCCCAGCTCAGTACGTAGGTCAGCCGAAATGAACCAACCGTGACGCGGCGAGTCGAGTCGCTAGCCGCGGTGTTGACCTGAACAGCGAGAAGGCCGGGCCATCCAACCGGGCGGCCCAGATGAAAAGGAGAGTGCAACCAGTGAGCGTCGACACGGTGAGCGCCGAGGGCCTACATGCCGCCATGGTCGATCAGCTCGTCGCTGATCACGCCGACAAGGGGCTGACGATGCGGCCCGAGGTGGAGGCGGCCCTTCGCGCCGTCCGCCGCCACCTGTTCACCCCGGATGCGCCGCTGGAGGAGGCGTACCGCGCCGACCAGGCCGTGATCACCAAGCGACGCGGCGACGAGGCCGTCAGCTCGGTGTCGGCGCCCTGGCTGATCGCGGAGATGCTCGGTCAGGCGGCCGACGCCGTCGACGGCGGACTACGCGACCGGCACGTGTTGGAGATCGGCTCCGGCGGCTACAACGCGGCGCTGCTGCGCGAGCTGGTCGGGCCGGCGGGCTCGGTCACGACCGTGGACATCGACCGCGACGTGACCGACCGGGCCACGGCGTGCCTGGCGGCGGCCGGCTACGACGACGTGACCGTCGTCTGTGCCGACGCCGACCAGCCGATCGGCCACGACCGCTCCTACGACCTGATCATCGTGACGGTCGGCGCGTGGGACATCCCCCCGGCCTGGACCGGACAGCTCGCCGCGACCGGCACCCTGGTCGTGCCGCTGCGCACGTTCGGAATGACCCGCTCGTGGGCGCTGCGCCGGACCGGTAACCGGCTAACCAGCCACAGCCAACGCCTGTGCGGCTTCGTGTCCATGCAGGGCTCCGGCGCCCACGAGATGCGCTACGTCGACATCGCCGACGGCGTGCACCTGCGGCTGGACGAACTCGGGCAGCAGGTCGATCCGGAGGCCATCGGCGCGCTGCTGTCGCAACCGCCGGCGCAGGAGTGGGCCGGGGCGAGCCTGCCGCCGCGCACCGTCCTGGCCGACCTCGACCTGTGGCTCGCGGCGCGCATCACGCAGGCGGGGCAGCAGTTCGTGGTGCTCACCGCCCAGCAGGAGGCCATCGACGCCGGCCTCGTGAACCCGGCGTGGCGCTACGGCACGCCCGCCGCCCTGCACGACGGCACCTTCAGCTACCGCTCGGCGCTCAAGTGGACGGGCGACCTGTTCGACGTGGGCGCCCGCGCGCACGGCCGCGACGCAGGCGCGGCGGCCGAACGGATGGTCGAGCACATGCGCGCCTGGCTGGACGCGGGCAGCCCCTCGCCGATGCTGCACGTCCTGCCCGCTGGAACTCCCGACGGCGACCTGCCGGCCGGGACGGTGCTGGACAAGCGGCACAGCCGCGTCGTCCTCACCTTCAACCCCTCGTAGAAAGGCACGCCCATGAACGAAACGGTCGTCCCCACGGTCGCCCCTGAGTTCACCCTGGACGTCACCCTCGTCGACGCCGGCCCCGCCGCGACCGGCTACGCCACCGGCACCGACGACAACTGCGGCTCGGGCAACACGGGCTCCAACGCCTGCACGACCCGCTGCGACGCCGGCAACTGACCCGACCGCTCCCCGCACATCCAGGCCCGGCGTCGCACGGCGCCGGGCCTGCCGACCCCCTCGGTGGTGCAGCATGATTCCCGCGCCTGGTGCGGCGCTGATCAGAGTCGCCGCGTACCCGAGCGATCTCAACCTGCCCGGCTGGCCCGACCTGGCATCCGACGAACCGGAACAGTGGCGCACCTGGCTGGACACGGTGTGGAAGCTGCCACGGTTCGCGGAGGCCGTCACCTCGGCAGCGCCCGAGCTGGCCGGGCAGATCGCTCGGGCGGTAGCCGGCGAGCCAATCGCGGAGCAGCGGCTACGCCGCCTCGTCGGAGCAGCGGTCAAGTACCTGCTGCGGTGGACCACCCGCGCGACTCCGTTCGGCACGTTCGCCGGGGTCGCCCCGGTCCAGTTCGGTGCCCACGCAGCGGTCCGCCTGGGCGAGGCCCACCACGCGGTCGCCCGCCCGGACGGAGCATTCATCGCCGAGCACACCGCGCGGGCCGAACAAGACCTCGCCACCCTGCGCACCGTAGAGGTGGTCACGAACTCGCTCGGATTCCAGCGCGGCGCCACATGGGTGCTCCCATGTGCCCGTGCAGAGGGCGACCGGCGGTGGGACGCCGAGATTCGCCTCACCGGCCCCGTCCAGGCTGCGATCCAGGCGGCACAGTCGCCGATCGGCTTCGCCGACCTCGCCGCGAAGATCGCCGGTACCGCCGAGGTCGCCGCAGCCGAGCGGCTGCTGGCCGAACTGGTGCAGGTCGGGGTGCTGCTGTCGGCGCTGCGGCCGGCGATGACGGTCACCGACCCGGCCGCGCACGTAGCCGGCCGCTACGCCGTACCGCATCCCGGCCATCGGATCGCGGTCGACCTGCGCGCCGACGTCGCGGTGACGCTTCCCCCGGCGGTGCTACGCGAAGCGGGCCGAGCAGCGGCGACGCTGGTAGCAGTGGCGCCACCGCTGCCTGGGTGGGCCGAGTACCACCGCGCGTTCATCGAGCGGTGGGGTCCGGGAGCGGCCGTGCCGGTCCGCGACGTGCTCAACGTGCTGGGGTACCCAGCCGGCTACCGAGGATCGACCCGCCGCGCCCCGGCGGGCTTCACGGCCAGGGATCGGCTGCTCGGGCAGCTCGCGCAGCAGGCCGCGCTGGACGGCTGCGCCGAGGTGGTCCTCGACGACGCGCTGATCGAGCGGCTGCGCGCCGATGACGACCGGCCGCCGGTCCCGCACACCGAACTACGGTTCACCCTCGCCGCCGACACGCTTCGGGACCTGGACCGGGGCGCGTTCACCCTGACGGTGCTCAGCGGGTCACGGCACGCCGGGGTTTCCGCCGCCCGGTTCCTGCACCTGCTCACCCCCGCCGAGTTCGCCTCCTTCCAGCGGATCTACCAGGACTTGCCGACCGCCCAACCGGGTGCGGCCACCGTGCAACTGTCCGGCCCTCCGCTGGACGCCCGCCTCACGGCGGTGGCCCGCGTACCCGAGCTGCTGCCGGTGCTTCCGCTCGGCGACTATCATCCCGCCCCACCGTGGAGGGTGGAGGATCTGGCCGTGACCGGCGACGGCGAGCGGCTGTGGCTGGTGTCGCAGAGCAGCGGCCAGCCCGTCGAGCCGCTGTTGTGCAACAGCGTCCTGCTGCCCTCCCTGCAGCAACCGCTGATGCGGCTCCTCGCCGAAGTCTGGACCGCGTGGAGTGCGCCGTGCAGCCGGTTCGAGTGGGGCCACGCGGCCGGTCTGCCGTTCCTGCCCCGCCTGCGGCGCGGACGCACCATCGTGCACCCGGCCCGCTGGGTCATCGACCGCGCCGCGCTGCCCGGCCGGACCGCCGGATGGGCGCAGTGGCGCGACGCCTGGCAGCGGCACCACCGCCAGCGGTATCTTCCGCAGCACGTCCTTCTCGGCGGCGACGACGTGCGGCTGCGCCTCGACCTGGACGAACCCGCGCACCTGGCGGTTCTGCGCGAGCACCTCGGCCGGCACGCCCGCACCGTGATCACGGAGGCGCCCGGCCCGGCGGGCTGGATCGACAACCGACCGGCCGAGCTGCTGCTCACCCTCACCCACCCGGCACCGGCCACCCGGCCAGCTCGACCGGCCCGGCCCGTCTGCACCATCCAGCACCGGCCCGGCCGGTCGCGGTGGCTGGAGGCACGCCTGTACGGACGGCTCGATGCCCTCCTGGCCGACCTCGCCGGCCGGCCCGCCGACCACCTATCGGCCGGCTGGTGGTTCGTGCGCTATCCCGACCCCGAGCCCCACCTGCGGCTGCGCATCCCGCTTCCGGACGTCGACCGGTTCGCCGAGACCGCGCGCCACCTCGCCGACTGGGTGACCGATCTCCATGACGGCGCCCTCGTACACGACTACAGCCTGCACCCCTACCGGCCCGAAACCCGCCACGGCGCCGGGGCCACCCTCGCCGCTGCCGAAGCGGTGTTCGCCGCCGACTCCCGCGCTGCGATGCGCCGGCTGACCGGTGACCGGCAGGCGGCCACCGCCGCCGGCATGATCGCCATTGCCGACGGGTTCACCGGCGACGGCCTGGGCTGGTTGGCCGCCCATGTTCCCCAGCTCACCGGTTCCCGCCTGGACACGGCGCAGCTCGACCTCGCCCGAATGCCGTTCCGTGACGAGCAACTGGCCGCAGCGTTGGGCGCCTATCGGACCTTGGCCGAGAGGGACGGACTCGACCCGGACCGGGTCCTCGGCGACCTGCTGCACCTGCACCACGCCCGGATGATCGGCGTCGACTCCACGTCGGAGCGGCACTGCCTGCGGCTGGCCCGGACCGTCGCCCGTACCGCGCACGCCCGGCAGGCGGCATGAGCGCCGGACAGTCCCTCGCTGACGGTGCGGCTGGCGTCGCCCTGTTGCACCTGGAGACCGGCAACTGGCCGGCAGCGTGCGAGGCGCTGCGTCAGTCCACGGCCGGGGGCGTCAGCATCGCGGACGGTGCGAGCCTGTTCTATGGCGCCCCCGCGCTCGCGTTCGTCCTCGCCGCCACCGACCAGCCAGGGCTCGCGCAGGCCAGGGCGATCACCGCCGAGGGCACCGTCACGGTGACCCGCCACCGGCTCGACGCCGCGCACCGCCGCATCGACCGCAACGAGCAGCCGCACTTCGCCGAGTACGACCTGATCCGCGGGCTGACCGGCCTCGGCGTTGCGCTGCGCAGGCTGGGCGATAACGACCCGCTCCGCGAGGTGCTGGACTACCTCGTCCGGCTGACCGAGCCGCGAGGCTCCCTGCCCGGCTGGTGGTGCTGGAACGGCCCCGAGCGCCAGCAGGCGGCGCCGATCGGCGGCCACGCCAACCACGGCATCGCCCACGGCATCACCGGCCCGCTCGCGCTGCTCGCCCTCACGATGCGCGACCGCATCACGGTCGACGGGCACGCCGAGGCGATCACCCGGATCTGCGAGTGGCTAGACACTTGGCAGCAGCAGACGAACGGCACGACCTGGTGGCCGC
The sequence above is a segment of the Micromonospora sp. WMMA1363 genome. Coding sequences within it:
- a CDS encoding 3'-5' exonuclease; the protein is MKMTDPDTRQDGPVTGTDAWHQADLVALDLEGSGAQDRDHEAILEIALVPLAAGQPALADAYATLVNPGRPIPARAWIAPGLTNDVLSRARPLTAIEPELAGRITGRWLVGHNIGVDWRLLHRLCPSIAPAGLIDTLRLARACRIDAGGNSLTTLLEHLDLTATVTQAVPDGQPHRALWDATGAAILVGGLVTRRWPAGVALAGLCAVAALPDLVPTQAPDTLF
- a CDS encoding lantibiotic dehydratase, translating into MIPAPGAALIRVAAYPSDLNLPGWPDLASDEPEQWRTWLDTVWKLPRFAEAVTSAAPELAGQIARAVAGEPIAEQRLRRLVGAAVKYLLRWTTRATPFGTFAGVAPVQFGAHAAVRLGEAHHAVARPDGAFIAEHTARAEQDLATLRTVEVVTNSLGFQRGATWVLPCARAEGDRRWDAEIRLTGPVQAAIQAAQSPIGFADLAAKIAGTAEVAAAERLLAELVQVGVLLSALRPAMTVTDPAAHVAGRYAVPHPGHRIAVDLRADVAVTLPPAVLREAGRAAATLVAVAPPLPGWAEYHRAFIERWGPGAAVPVRDVLNVLGYPAGYRGSTRRAPAGFTARDRLLGQLAQQAALDGCAEVVLDDALIERLRADDDRPPVPHTELRFTLAADTLRDLDRGAFTLTVLSGSRHAGVSAARFLHLLTPAEFASFQRIYQDLPTAQPGAATVQLSGPPLDARLTAVARVPELLPVLPLGDYHPAPPWRVEDLAVTGDGERLWLVSQSSGQPVEPLLCNSVLLPSLQQPLMRLLAEVWTAWSAPCSRFEWGHAAGLPFLPRLRRGRTIVHPARWVIDRAALPGRTAGWAQWRDAWQRHHRQRYLPQHVLLGGDDVRLRLDLDEPAHLAVLREHLGRHARTVITEAPGPAGWIDNRPAELLLTLTHPAPATRPARPARPVCTIQHRPGRSRWLEARLYGRLDALLADLAGRPADHLSAGWWFVRYPDPEPHLRLRIPLPDVDRFAETARHLADWVTDLHDGALVHDYSLHPYRPETRHGAGATLAAAEAVFAADSRAAMRRLTGDRQAATAAGMIAIADGFTGDGLGWLAAHVPQLTGSRLDTAQLDLARMPFRDEQLAAALGAYRTLAERDGLDPDRVLGDLLHLHHARMIGVDSTSERHCLRLARTVARTAHARQAA
- a CDS encoding nucleoside-diphosphate kinase, with protein sequence MAGGPPLAGPDARHDPGRVAVVTPPPGVDWSDWTVIILKPDCLARGLREPVLVWVQREVQVVDVRTVWPTEAQIFVHYSDMLPLSAKIGRDVPAELRRIFVGQPTGLALAYGPNAAPRLRERLGPTDPATAPADTIRGRFGIDSLRAAMAEGRLVDNLIHSSDTVEVVPRDFGIWYGPGAAHLLRAPATPSGGTR
- the fxlM gene encoding methyltransferase, FxLD system, producing the protein MSVDTVSAEGLHAAMVDQLVADHADKGLTMRPEVEAALRAVRRHLFTPDAPLEEAYRADQAVITKRRGDEAVSSVSAPWLIAEMLGQAADAVDGGLRDRHVLEIGSGGYNAALLRELVGPAGSVTTVDIDRDVTDRATACLAAAGYDDVTVVCADADQPIGHDRSYDLIIVTVGAWDIPPAWTGQLAATGTLVVPLRTFGMTRSWALRRTGNRLTSHSQRLCGFVSMQGSGAHEMRYVDIADGVHLRLDELGQQVDPEAIGALLSQPPAQEWAGASLPPRTVLADLDLWLAARITQAGQQFVVLTAQQEAIDAGLVNPAWRYGTPAALHDGTFSYRSALKWTGDLFDVGARAHGRDAGAAAERMVEHMRAWLDAGSPSPMLHVLPAGTPDGDLPAGTVLDKRHSRVVLTFNPS
- a CDS encoding lanthionine synthetase C family protein; amino-acid sequence: MSAGQSLADGAAGVALLHLETGNWPAACEALRQSTAGGVSIADGASLFYGAPALAFVLAATDQPGLAQARAITAEGTVTVTRHRLDAAHRRIDRNEQPHFAEYDLIRGLTGLGVALRRLGDNDPLREVLDYLVRLTEPRGSLPGWWCWNGPERQQAAPIGGHANHGIAHGITGPLALLALTMRDRITVDGHAEAITRICEWLDTWQQQTNGTTWWPQTVTLTDLRRGAPAQQAPLRPSWCYGTPGIARAQQLAAQALRDTQRQHLAEVAFAGCVTDPAQIELLSEHGLCHGTAGLLATARRIAADALTPTPLAAIEDLHRQVIPGTDVPEGLLVGTTGADLAAVASTATSWDACLLLA
- a CDS encoding thymidylate synthase; this encodes MVYGPTYDSFEQAYLAVLRTVARRHQYETNGRGKKAREIINSSFTITDPVDRTPYLAARRTNIVFNHAEALWYLTGRDDLDMIGYYAPRLRDLAIEGRLTGTAYGPRLFTPNGPDGRSQFDRVVSLLREDPDTKRAAMVIMRPDELTDPTHPDVACTLGLQFLLRDGALHAAAYMRGNDAVIGLLCDTFSFTFLQEYTARRLGVEVGTYAHHVGSMHVNLLDLDRVDAILAEAAGPTARPRFPVPSMPATSHDDLALVMAWEESLRTNTRRLDPVRLDRVSLPLYWQQVLALFEVYRQIVHDPDGTVGPDAMAALHPGHRWLVARRWPDRMPATIRAGWPS
- a CDS encoding FxLD family lanthipeptide; protein product: MNETVVPTVAPEFTLDVTLVDAGPAATGYATGTDDNCGSGNTGSNACTTRCDAGN